The following coding sequences are from one Arachis hypogaea cultivar Tifrunner chromosome 7, arahy.Tifrunner.gnm2.J5K5, whole genome shotgun sequence window:
- the LOC112702998 gene encoding uncharacterized protein, with protein sequence MCSSKAKVTVGIEATNINTAATMARINGRPVLQPTCNRVPSLVERRNSIKKVLSPPLLPGKVGSLTTPPVSPKSKSPRPPAVKRSSGGSDGNNGLNSSSEKIVIPRSSVTKAPSLERKKSKSFKEGSCVVEASLSYSSSLITDSPGSIAAVRREQMALQQAQRKMRIAHYGRSKSAKFERVVVPLPDPSSTTLPSKIIDEEKRCSFITPNSDPIYIAYHDEEWGVPVHDDKMLFELLVLSGAQVGSDWTSTLKKRQDFRAAFSEFDAEILANLTDKQMMSISSEYGIDISKVRGVVDNANRILEVKKDFGSFEKYIWGFVNNKPISTQYKFGHKIPVKTSKSESISKDMVRRGFRFVGPTVVHSFMQASGLTNDHLITCHRHLQCTLLAAARPYCGTP encoded by the exons atgtgCAGCTCCAAGGCCAAGGTAACCGTAGGCATAGAAGCCACCAACATCAACACCGCCGCAACCATGGCCAGAATCAACGGCAGGCCGGTTCTTCAACCAACATGCAACCGCGTTCCAAGCCTCGTCGAGAGGCGGAACTCCATCAAGAAAGTGTTGTCTCCGCCGCTTCTTCCAGGAAAAGTAGGCTCGTTGACGACGCCGCCGGTTTCTCCGAAATCAAAGTCACCAAGGCCACCGGCGGTGAAGAGATCGTCCGGAGGCAGTGACGGCAACAACGGCCTCAACTCGAGCTCCGAGAAGATTGTGATCCCGAGAAGCTCGGTTACAAAGGCTCCGAGCTTGGAGAGGAAGAAGTCGAAGAGCTTCAAGGAAGGATCTTGTGTTGTTGAGGCGTCGCTGAGTTACTCTTCGTCGTTGATAACTGACTCGCCGGGGAGCATTGCGGCGGTTAGGAGGGAGCAGATGGCGCTTCAGCAGGCTCAGAGGAAGATGAGGATCGCTCATTACGGAAGATCAAAGTCTGCAAAGTTTGAAAGAGTTGTTGTTCCTCTTCCTGATCCCTCTTCAACCACTCTTCCTTCTAAAATTATTGACGAGGAGAAGAGGTGCAGCTTTATCACACCCAATTCAg ATCCAATCTATATTGCCTATCATGATGAAGAGTGGGGAGTTCCAGTTCATGATGACAA GATGCTGTTTGAACTTCTAGTTTTAAGCGGTGCTCAAGTTGGATCTGATTGGACCTCAACCTTGAAGAAACGTCAAGATTTCAG GGCTGCATTTTCAGAATTTGATGCAGAAATCTTGGCAAACTTGACTGATAAGCAAATGATGTCTATAAGTTCGGAATATGGCATTGATATCAGCAAAGTTCGAGGAGTTGTTGATAATGCTAACCGAATTTTAGAG GTCAAAAAAGACTTTGGATCATTTGAGAAATACATATGGGGGTTTGTGAATAACAAACCAATCAGCACCCAATACAAATTCGGACACAAGATCCCAGTAAAGACCTCAAAATCAGAGAGCATAAGCAAAGACATGGTTAGGAGAGGGTTCAGGTTCGTTGGTCCAACAGTGGTTCACTCATTCATGCAGGCATCTGGTCTAACTAATGACCACTTAATCACATGCCATAGGCACTTGCAATGCACTTTGCTTGCAGCAGCAAGGCCTTACTGTGGTACTCCATAG